One Janthinobacterium sp. TB1-E2 genomic region harbors:
- the pyrH gene encoding UMP kinase — protein sequence MSKPAYKRVLLKLSGEALMGDDPYGINRATIERMVADVAEVAKLGVELAIVIGGGNIFRGVAPGAQGMDRATADYMGMLATVMNALALADAMRHVGITARVMSAIGIEQVVEPYVRPKALQYLEEGKVVVFAAGTGNPFFTTDTAAALRGSEISAEIVLKATKVDGVYTADPKKDPNATLFHTITFDDAIAKHLQVMDATAFALCRDQKLPIKVFSITKPGALMRVIMGEDEGTLVHV from the coding sequence ATGTCAAAACCAGCCTACAAGCGCGTCCTCCTCAAGTTGTCCGGCGAAGCCCTGATGGGCGATGATCCCTACGGCATCAACCGCGCCACGATCGAGCGCATGGTGGCCGATGTGGCCGAGGTGGCGAAGTTGGGTGTGGAACTGGCAATCGTGATTGGCGGCGGCAATATCTTCCGTGGCGTCGCGCCTGGCGCGCAAGGCATGGACCGTGCCACCGCCGATTACATGGGCATGCTCGCCACCGTGATGAATGCACTGGCCCTGGCCGATGCCATGCGCCACGTCGGCATTACCGCGCGCGTCATGTCGGCCATCGGCATCGAACAAGTGGTCGAGCCGTACGTCCGCCCGAAAGCCCTGCAATACCTGGAAGAAGGTAAAGTGGTCGTCTTCGCCGCCGGTACCGGCAATCCGTTCTTCACCACCGACACGGCAGCCGCCCTGCGCGGTTCCGAGATCAGCGCCGAGATCGTCCTGAAGGCCACCAAGGTCGACGGCGTCTACACGGCCGATCCGAAGAAGGATCCGAACGCCACCCTGTTCCACACGATTACGTTCGACGACGCCATCGCCAAGCACCTGCAAGTGATGGACGCCACCGCTTTCGCCCTGTGCCGCGACCAGAAACTGCCAATCAAGGTGTTTTCGATCACCAAGCCAGGCGCGCTGATGCGCGTCATCATGGGCGAAGATGAAGGCACGCTGGTTCACGTATAG
- the tsf gene encoding translation elongation factor Ts: MAAITAAMVGELRGKTDAPMMECKKALTEAEGDMARAEEILRVKLGGKASKASARITAEGVVATYIANGVGALVEVNSETDFVAKNDDFLALANNAARLVAEHNPADVAALLALPLDGKTLEDVRAALIGKIGENMTIRRFQRFETSAKLASYLHGSRIGVIVEFDGADEQVGKDVAMHIAAMKPVSLSSNEVPAELIEKERSVAQLKAEEDAAKAAAEGKPAQSPEILAKRLEGSVQKFLKEVSLLNQAFVKNDKLSVEQMLKAANTSVKGFAMYVVGEGIEKKQDDFAAEVAAQMAASQGA; this comes from the coding sequence ATGGCAGCGATTACAGCAGCGATGGTAGGCGAATTGCGCGGCAAAACCGACGCACCAATGATGGAATGCAAAAAAGCACTGACCGAAGCCGAAGGCGACATGGCTCGTGCGGAAGAGATCCTGCGCGTCAAACTGGGCGGCAAGGCATCGAAGGCATCGGCACGCATCACCGCTGAAGGCGTCGTGGCAACCTACATCGCCAACGGCGTAGGCGCCCTGGTCGAAGTGAACTCGGAAACCGACTTCGTTGCGAAAAACGACGATTTCCTGGCACTGGCCAACAACGCTGCCCGTCTGGTAGCGGAACACAACCCGGCTGACGTAGCTGCCCTGCTGGCCCTGCCACTCGATGGCAAGACCCTGGAAGACGTGCGCGCTGCCCTGATCGGCAAAATCGGCGAAAACATGACCATCCGCCGCTTCCAGCGTTTCGAAACCAGCGCCAAGCTGGCTTCGTACCTGCACGGTTCGCGCATTGGCGTGATCGTCGAATTCGACGGCGCCGATGAGCAAGTGGGCAAAGACGTGGCCATGCACATCGCTGCCATGAAGCCAGTGTCGCTGTCGTCGAACGAAGTTCCAGCGGAACTGATCGAAAAAGAGCGTTCGGTTGCACAACTGAAAGCCGAAGAAGACGCAGCCAAAGCGGCCGCCGAAGGCAAGCCAGCGCAATCGCCGGAAATCCTGGCCAAGCGCCTGGAAGGTTCCGTACAGAAGTTCCTGAAAGAAGTTTCCCTGCTGAACCAAGCTTTCGTGAAAAACGACAAGCTGTCGGTTGAGCAAATGCTGAAGGCGGCTAACACCAGCGTCAAAGGTTTCGCCATGTACGTAGTGGGCGAGGGCATCGAGAAGAAGCAAGACGACTTCGCAGCAGAAGTCGCAGCACAGATGGCTGCCTCCCAGGGAGCGTAA
- a CDS encoding phosphatidate cytidylyltransferase: protein MLKTRIITALVLLAVLLPVLYLNYFPAFAVIATAFFGAAVWESFRIFKNRQALLIAAIWTAAFAYTFFVGNGMAQLNFWFALCVAIWLIRFVPSLATGLPPTEGLGNTLLSLVYPVTIVGCFVAIIALFLHSPLYLLSVMALVWIADIGAYFSGKAFGKRKLAPSISPGKSWEGAIGGGIAVLLISAITIIAAPSLPVLQDTFAVQLQLRRGWLVALLVLLLIVAASIVGDLFESQLKRRAGIKDSSNLLPGHGGVLDRIDALIPVLPFAALVASWL from the coding sequence ATGCTGAAAACACGGATAATCACCGCCCTGGTCCTCCTGGCGGTCTTGCTGCCCGTTCTGTATCTGAATTATTTCCCCGCCTTCGCCGTGATCGCCACGGCGTTCTTCGGCGCCGCCGTCTGGGAAAGCTTCCGCATCTTCAAGAATCGCCAGGCGCTGCTGATCGCCGCCATCTGGACTGCCGCCTTCGCGTATACGTTCTTTGTCGGTAACGGCATGGCGCAGCTCAATTTCTGGTTCGCCCTGTGCGTGGCCATCTGGCTGATCCGCTTCGTGCCTTCGCTGGCGACGGGCTTGCCGCCCACCGAAGGCCTGGGCAATACCTTGCTCAGCCTCGTGTACCCGGTGACCATCGTTGGCTGCTTCGTTGCCATCATCGCCCTGTTCCTGCATAGTCCTTTGTACCTGCTGTCCGTCATGGCCCTCGTGTGGATCGCCGATATCGGCGCCTATTTCTCGGGCAAGGCGTTCGGCAAGCGCAAGCTGGCGCCAAGTATTTCCCCAGGTAAATCCTGGGAAGGCGCCATCGGCGGCGGTATCGCCGTGCTGCTCATCTCTGCCATCACGATTATCGCCGCGCCATCGCTGCCGGTCTTGCAAGATACCTTCGCCGTGCAGCTGCAATTGCGCCGCGGCTGGCTCGTGGCCTTGCTGGTGCTGTTGCTGATCGTCGCCGCCAGCATCGTCGGCGACCTGTTCGAATCCCAATTGAAGCGCCGCGCCGGCATCAAGGACAGCAGCAACCTGCTGCCTGGCCATGGCGGCGTACTCGACCGTATCGACGCGTTGATCCCGGTCCTGCCATTTGCCGCCCTCGTGGCCAGCTGGCTTTAA
- the frr gene encoding ribosome recycling factor, producing MSLADVKKNAQERMTKSLETLRADLAKVRTGRAHTGILDHVMVDYYGSPTALTQVANVTLIDARTIGVQPYEKKMASTIEKAIRDADLGLNPSAQGDLIRVPTPPLTEERRKEMVKLVKSEAEDAKIAVRNIRRDANESLKKLVKEKACSEDDERRSSEEVQKLTDKFIADIDKMVVDKEKEVLTV from the coding sequence ATGTCCTTAGCTGACGTTAAAAAGAATGCCCAGGAACGCATGACGAAATCGCTGGAAACACTGCGTGCCGACCTGGCCAAAGTGCGTACCGGCCGCGCCCATACGGGTATCCTGGACCACGTGATGGTCGACTACTACGGTTCGCCGACGGCGCTGACCCAGGTTGCCAACGTGACCCTGATCGACGCGCGCACCATCGGTGTGCAGCCGTATGAAAAGAAAATGGCCTCGACCATCGAAAAAGCCATCCGCGACGCCGACCTGGGCCTGAATCCATCGGCACAGGGCGACCTGATCCGCGTTCCGACGCCGCCGCTGACGGAAGAGCGCCGCAAGGAAATGGTCAAACTGGTCAAGAGCGAAGCGGAAGACGCGAAGATTGCCGTGCGTAACATTCGCCGCGATGCGAACGAGTCGCTGAAGAAGCTGGTCAAGGAAAAAGCCTGCTCCGAGGACGATGAGCGCCGCTCGTCGGAAGAAGTGCAGAAGCTGACGGACAAGTTTATTGCCGACATCGACAAGATGGTTGTCGACAAAGAAAAAGAAGTGCTGACGGTCTAG
- the rseP gene encoding RIP metalloprotease RseP, producing the protein MTLITTLLAFIVALGSLITLHELGHYLVARWCGVKVLRFSIGMGKVVYSRKFGKDQTEWAISALPLGGYVSMLDSRAQDLSDLPESELRREFTRQSVWRRIAIVAAGPLANFLVAIVLYAGLFMHGIEEPSSKLGPVAEQTAAYAAGLRSGDTVETVNGKAVASWSELRWELIQATLDKQPARIEVRRPDRGQQEATLPTASLTETDLEGDVLGKLGLTLARSAPTLMEIMPDGAAARAGLQKNDQILAIDDQPVHDVAAVIATLSQAPGKTLQLQLLRQGQDLTLPITPDAMPGAGAEGAVTVGKIQAKLGQVPDMITVASGPFSAVGKASAKVWDTSVMSLKMLGKMITGQVSLKNVTGPITIADYAGQTARIGLVSYLSFIAFISISLGVMNLLPIPVLDGGHLLYYSLEVLTGRPLPERVGEIAQRLGIGLLLTLMVLAVFNDVLRLLN; encoded by the coding sequence ATGACGCTCATCACCACCTTGCTGGCTTTTATCGTCGCGCTCGGTTCACTGATTACCCTACACGAGCTGGGCCACTACCTGGTGGCGCGCTGGTGCGGCGTGAAGGTGCTGCGTTTCTCGATCGGCATGGGAAAAGTGGTGTATTCGCGCAAGTTTGGCAAGGACCAGACGGAATGGGCGATTTCCGCATTGCCGCTGGGCGGCTATGTGAGCATGCTCGACAGCCGCGCGCAAGACCTCAGCGATTTGCCGGAAAGCGAATTGCGCCGCGAGTTCACGCGCCAGAGCGTGTGGCGCCGCATCGCCATCGTGGCCGCCGGCCCGCTGGCCAATTTCCTCGTCGCCATCGTGCTGTACGCGGGTCTGTTCATGCATGGCATCGAAGAACCGTCGAGTAAACTCGGCCCCGTGGCCGAACAGACTGCCGCCTATGCGGCCGGCCTGCGCAGCGGCGATACCGTTGAAACAGTCAACGGCAAGGCCGTGGCCAGCTGGTCCGAGCTGCGCTGGGAACTGATCCAGGCCACCCTCGACAAGCAGCCGGCGCGCATCGAAGTGCGCCGTCCCGACCGTGGCCAGCAGGAAGCGACGTTGCCGACGGCCAGCCTGACGGAGACGGACCTGGAAGGCGACGTGCTGGGCAAGCTGGGTCTGACCCTGGCCCGTTCCGCGCCCACGCTGATGGAAATCATGCCCGATGGCGCCGCCGCGCGTGCCGGCCTGCAGAAAAACGACCAGATTCTCGCCATCGACGACCAGCCCGTGCACGACGTGGCGGCCGTCATTGCCACCCTGAGCCAGGCGCCGGGCAAGACCTTGCAATTGCAGCTCTTGCGCCAGGGGCAGGACCTCACCCTGCCCATTACGCCGGACGCCATGCCGGGCGCCGGGGCGGAGGGAGCTGTAACAGTTGGTAAGATACAAGCAAAGCTGGGACAGGTGCCGGATATGATCACCGTGGCATCGGGACCGTTTTCTGCCGTGGGCAAGGCGTCCGCCAAGGTCTGGGATACCAGTGTCATGAGCCTGAAAATGCTGGGCAAGATGATCACCGGCCAGGTGTCGCTGAAGAATGTGACGGGGCCCATTACCATCGCCGATTACGCGGGCCAGACGGCGCGCATCGGCCTGGTAAGCTACCTGAGCTTCATCGCCTTCATCAGTATCAGTCTGGGCGTGATGAATTTGCTACCCATTCCTGTTCTGGATGGCGGGCATTTGCTGTATTATTCGCTGGAAGTTTTGACCGGACGCCCCTTGCCGGAGCGCGTAGGCGAGATTGCCCAGCGCCTGGGGATCGGTTTGTTGCTGACCTTGATGGTGCTTGCCGTCTTTAATGACGTGTTGCGATTGCTGAATTAG
- the uppS gene encoding polyprenyl diphosphate synthase — translation MIYSSSTTAVPEVGTVPRHVAIIMDGNGRWATKRFLPRVAGHVKGADTVRRVVETCLERGVEYLTLFAFSSENWRRPEEEVSMLMRLFVTMLEREVVKMHASDIRLKVVGDLSRFNGELQTLIANAERKTANNTRLTVSICANYGGRWDIMQAVNKMTAEAGANGQPAGHAYTEEQLAPHLAMAYAPEPDLFIRTGGEQRISNFLLWQLAYTELFFTETFWPDFNDECLDAAIASYQQRERRFGRTSAQLTEKTN, via the coding sequence ATGATCTATTCGAGTTCGACAACGGCAGTACCTGAGGTGGGCACGGTGCCGCGCCATGTGGCAATCATTATGGATGGCAATGGCCGCTGGGCAACCAAGCGCTTCCTGCCGCGCGTGGCCGGCCACGTCAAGGGCGCCGATACCGTGCGCCGTGTCGTCGAGACCTGCCTCGAACGCGGCGTCGAATACCTGACACTGTTTGCCTTCAGCTCGGAAAACTGGCGCCGTCCGGAAGAAGAGGTGTCGATGCTGATGCGCCTGTTCGTCACCATGCTGGAACGCGAAGTGGTCAAGATGCATGCCAGCGACATCCGCCTGAAGGTGGTGGGCGATCTGTCGCGCTTCAACGGAGAGCTGCAAACCCTGATCGCCAATGCGGAGCGCAAGACGGCGAACAACACGCGCCTGACGGTGTCCATCTGCGCCAACTATGGCGGCCGTTGGGACATCATGCAGGCAGTCAATAAAATGACGGCCGAGGCTGGCGCCAATGGCCAGCCTGCCGGGCACGCTTACACGGAAGAGCAACTGGCGCCGCACCTGGCCATGGCCTACGCGCCCGAGCCCGACCTGTTCATCCGCACGGGCGGCGAACAGCGCATTTCCAATTTCCTCCTGTGGCAACTGGCGTACACTGAGTTGTTTTTCACCGAGACTTTCTGGCCCGACTTCAATGACGAGTGCCTCGACGCGGCAATCGCGTCTTACCAGCAGCGCGAACGGCGCTTTGGCCGTACCAGCGCGCAATTAACTGAAAAGACAAACTGA
- the ispC gene encoding 1-deoxy-D-xylulose-5-phosphate reductoisomerase: MQYITILGATGSIGVSTLDVLARHPEQYSVYALSAHSRVAELAAQCLQFRPQRAVVGTADAALELTRLLRGQGVSTEVEYGVEALCAIASAPQVTGVMAAIVGAAGLAPTLAAARAGKKVLLANKEALVMSGQLFIDAVHDSGAVLLPIDSEHNAIFQCMPHAHGRAPGAAGVAKIVLTASGGPFLTRDVETLDAVTPDQACKHPTWAMGRKISVDSATMMNKGLEVIEAHWLFGAPADQIEVLIHPQSVIHSMVSYIDGSVLAQLGNPDMRTPIAHALAYPQRIASGVAQLDLAQVATLQFERPDFRRFPCLALAFDALRAGGTAPALLNAANEVAVQAFLDERIGFRQIDRVIAHVIETVPHGAASSIEAVMEQDRLARAAAQAYIAQRLAA, from the coding sequence ATGCAATACATCACCATCCTTGGCGCGACCGGCTCGATCGGCGTGTCCACCCTGGACGTGCTCGCACGTCATCCCGAGCAATACAGCGTATATGCGCTGAGCGCGCACAGCCGCGTGGCCGAACTGGCCGCCCAGTGCCTGCAATTTCGTCCCCAGCGCGCCGTCGTCGGCACGGCGGACGCGGCCCTTGAACTGACGCGCTTGCTGCGCGGGCAGGGCGTGTCTACGGAAGTCGAGTATGGCGTGGAAGCCCTGTGCGCCATCGCCAGCGCGCCGCAGGTGACGGGCGTGATGGCGGCCATCGTCGGCGCGGCCGGCCTGGCGCCCACCCTGGCGGCAGCGCGTGCTGGCAAGAAAGTATTGCTGGCCAATAAAGAAGCGCTGGTCATGTCCGGTCAGCTGTTCATCGATGCCGTGCATGACAGCGGCGCGGTGCTGCTGCCGATCGACAGCGAACACAACGCCATCTTCCAATGCATGCCGCATGCGCATGGCCGCGCGCCAGGCGCCGCGGGCGTGGCGAAAATCGTGCTGACGGCATCCGGCGGTCCCTTCCTCACGCGCGACGTCGAGACGCTCGACGCGGTCACGCCGGACCAGGCATGCAAGCATCCGACATGGGCCATGGGGCGCAAGATTTCCGTCGATTCGGCCACCATGATGAACAAGGGCCTGGAAGTGATCGAGGCGCACTGGCTGTTCGGCGCGCCGGCCGACCAGATCGAAGTGCTGATCCACCCGCAAAGCGTGATCCATTCGATGGTGTCCTACATCGACGGTTCCGTGCTGGCCCAGCTGGGCAATCCGGACATGCGCACGCCGATCGCCCATGCGCTGGCGTATCCGCAGCGCATCGCTTCCGGCGTGGCGCAGCTGGACCTGGCCCAAGTGGCCACCCTGCAGTTCGAACGTCCCGATTTCCGCCGTTTCCCCTGCCTGGCACTGGCGTTTGACGCCCTGCGCGCGGGCGGCACGGCGCCGGCCCTGCTCAACGCGGCCAATGAAGTGGCCGTGCAAGCGTTTCTTGACGAACGGATCGGCTTCCGCCAGATCGACCGGGTCATCGCGCACGTGATCGAGACGGTGCCGCACGGCGCCGCTTCCAGCATCGAAGCCGTGATGGAGCAGGACCGCCTGGCCAGAGCGGCCGCGCAAGCGTACATTGCCCAAAGGCTGGCTGCATGA
- the rpsB gene encoding 30S ribosomal protein S2 — translation MSVTMREMLEAGVHFGHQTRFWNPKMAPFIFGHRNKIHIINLEKTMAMYQDAMKHVRQLAANRGTILMVGTKRQAREIIAAEAQRAGVPFVDQRWLGGMLTNFKTIKTSIKRLKDMEVMIEDGSIEKLSKKEALMFSREMIKLQKSIGGIKDMGGIPDAIFVVDVGYHKGAITEAAKLGIPVIGVVDTNHSPEGVNFVIPGNDDSSKAIMLYARGVADAIIEGRAAAGNEVVEMVKAAAGDEFVEVNEQA, via the coding sequence ATGTCCGTAACAATGCGCGAAATGCTGGAAGCCGGTGTCCACTTTGGTCACCAAACCCGTTTTTGGAATCCAAAAATGGCACCGTTCATCTTCGGCCATCGCAACAAGATCCACATCATCAACCTGGAAAAAACCATGGCGATGTACCAGGACGCAATGAAGCACGTGCGTCAACTGGCTGCAAACCGTGGCACCATCCTGATGGTTGGCACCAAGCGTCAAGCTCGCGAAATCATCGCTGCTGAAGCACAACGCGCTGGCGTGCCTTTCGTTGATCAACGTTGGTTGGGCGGCATGCTGACCAACTTCAAAACGATCAAAACCTCGATCAAGCGTCTGAAAGACATGGAAGTGATGATCGAAGACGGTTCGATCGAGAAGCTGTCGAAAAAAGAAGCGCTGATGTTCTCCCGCGAAATGATCAAGCTGCAAAAATCGATCGGCGGCATCAAGGACATGGGCGGCATTCCTGACGCAATCTTCGTCGTCGACGTCGGCTACCACAAAGGTGCGATCACCGAAGCAGCTAAACTGGGTATCCCGGTCATCGGCGTTGTCGATACCAACCACTCCCCAGAAGGCGTGAACTTCGTGATCCCAGGTAACGATGACTCCTCGAAAGCCATCATGTTGTACGCTCGCGGTGTTGCTGATGCAATCATCGAAGGCCGTGCAGCTGCCGGTAACGAAGTTGTTGAAATGGTTAAAGCAGCCGCTGGCGACGAATTCGTCGAAGTTAACGAACAGGCTTAA
- a CDS encoding [protein-PII] uridylyltransferase yields MKKQVREQLKQQLKADRQVVITAFQADGKPEKLLRSLRHSVDGVLARAWQEAGLPPGTALVGVGGYGRGELFPYSDVDLLILLQQAPDAATQEKLEELVQLLWDLGLEIGHSIRTVDECMVESKADITVQTSLLEARLVCGNADLFAQLQQRYDAAMDPQAFFQAKTAEMRQRHAKYEDTAFSLEPNCKESPGGLRDLQVILWVAKAAGLANSWRTLATSGLITLTEARQLMEKERAFKDIRVRLHLHAGRREDRLVFDVQTAIAESLGLQATGSGPHMRRASEFLMQRYYWAAKTVTQLNTILLQNIEARLFPQDDVAVPINERFNEVNSLIDISADDTFEQYPSAMLEIFVLMTERPALKGMTSRATRALWHARFKIDAAFRLDPVNRALFLRIMQAPVGIIHALRRMNEMSILGRYLPNFRRIVGQMQHDLFHVYTVDQHILMVVRNMRRFTMSEHAHEYPFCSQLMADFSQSWLLYVAALFHDIAKGRGGDHSKLGVADATQFCQDHGLSQEDTELVAFLVENHLTMSQVAQKQDLSDPDVIAAFAKVVKDERHLTGLYLLTVADIRGTSPKVWNAWKGKLLEDLYKITLRVLGGEPHTADRELKNRQQEALATLRLYGLPPDAHLKLWQQLDVAYFLRHDASDIAWQTRSLYDKLDSKLPVVKCRLAPIGEGLQVAVYIPDQPDLFARICSYFDRKNFSILDAKIHTTKNGYALDTFLVTEQNFAKSYRDIISLIEHELGELLQSQTPLPPPGKGRLSRLSRTFPFQPTVDLRPDEKGQYYLLSVAANDRTGLLYAIANVLTKYRINLHTAKIMTLGERVEDVFLVDGPALNNARNQILLETDLLDALKV; encoded by the coding sequence ATGAAAAAGCAAGTTCGGGAACAGCTGAAACAGCAACTGAAAGCCGACCGCCAGGTCGTCATTACGGCCTTCCAAGCCGACGGCAAGCCTGAAAAACTGCTGCGCAGCCTGCGCCACAGCGTCGACGGCGTGCTGGCGCGTGCCTGGCAGGAAGCGGGCTTGCCGCCCGGCACTGCCCTGGTGGGCGTGGGCGGCTATGGCCGCGGCGAACTGTTTCCGTATTCCGACGTCGATCTGCTGATCCTGCTGCAACAGGCGCCGGACGCCGCCACGCAGGAAAAGCTCGAGGAACTGGTGCAACTGCTGTGGGACCTGGGCCTGGAAATCGGCCACAGCATCCGCACGGTCGATGAATGCATGGTCGAGTCGAAGGCCGATATCACCGTCCAAACGAGCTTGCTCGAAGCGCGCCTCGTGTGCGGCAACGCGGACCTGTTCGCGCAATTGCAGCAACGCTATGACGCGGCCATGGACCCGCAGGCCTTCTTCCAGGCAAAAACAGCGGAAATGCGCCAGCGCCATGCCAAATATGAAGACACGGCTTTCAGCCTGGAACCGAATTGCAAGGAAAGCCCGGGCGGCCTGCGCGACCTGCAGGTCATCCTGTGGGTGGCCAAGGCGGCCGGCCTGGCGAACTCGTGGCGCACCCTGGCCACGAGCGGCCTGATCACCCTGACGGAAGCGCGCCAGCTGATGGAAAAGGAGCGCGCCTTCAAGGATATCCGCGTGCGCCTCCACCTGCACGCGGGACGGCGCGAAGACCGCCTCGTGTTCGACGTGCAGACGGCGATCGCCGAATCGCTGGGCTTGCAGGCGACGGGCAGCGGGCCGCACATGCGCCGCGCCAGCGAATTCTTGATGCAGCGCTACTACTGGGCCGCCAAGACGGTGACCCAGCTCAACACGATTTTGCTGCAAAACATCGAAGCACGGCTATTTCCGCAAGACGACGTGGCCGTGCCCATCAACGAGCGCTTCAACGAAGTCAACAGCCTGATCGACATCAGCGCCGACGACACGTTCGAACAATATCCGTCGGCCATGCTGGAAATTTTTGTCCTGATGACGGAGCGCCCGGCCCTGAAGGGCATGACCTCGCGCGCCACGCGGGCCCTGTGGCATGCGCGCTTCAAGATCGACGCCGCCTTCCGCCTGGACCCCGTCAACCGCGCCCTCTTCCTGCGCATCATGCAGGCGCCTGTCGGCATCATCCATGCGCTGCGGCGCATGAACGAGATGAGCATCCTGGGGCGCTACCTGCCGAATTTCCGCCGCATCGTGGGCCAGATGCAGCACGACCTGTTCCATGTGTACACGGTCGACCAGCACATTTTGATGGTGGTGCGCAACATGCGCCGCTTCACCATGAGCGAACACGCACACGAATACCCGTTCTGCAGCCAGCTGATGGCCGACTTCTCGCAGTCGTGGCTGCTGTACGTGGCGGCCCTGTTCCACGACATCGCCAAGGGCCGCGGCGGCGACCACTCGAAGCTGGGCGTGGCCGACGCCACCCAGTTCTGCCAGGACCACGGCCTGTCGCAAGAAGACACGGAACTCGTGGCATTCCTTGTAGAAAATCACCTGACCATGTCGCAAGTGGCGCAAAAGCAGGACTTGTCCGATCCCGACGTCATCGCCGCCTTTGCGAAAGTGGTCAAGGACGAGCGTCATCTGACGGGCTTGTACCTGCTGACGGTGGCCGACATCCGCGGCACCAGCCCGAAAGTGTGGAATGCCTGGAAGGGCAAGCTGCTGGAAGACCTGTACAAGATCACCCTGCGCGTGCTCGGCGGCGAGCCGCACACGGCCGACCGCGAGCTGAAAAACCGCCAGCAGGAAGCGCTGGCCACCCTGCGCCTGTACGGCTTGCCGCCCGATGCGCACCTGAAACTGTGGCAGCAGCTGGACGTGGCGTATTTCCTGCGCCACGACGCGTCCGACATCGCCTGGCAGACGCGCTCGCTTTATGACAAGCTCGACAGCAAGTTGCCGGTGGTAAAATGCCGGCTGGCGCCCATCGGCGAAGGCTTGCAGGTGGCCGTGTACATTCCCGACCAGCCCGACCTGTTCGCGCGCATCTGCAGCTATTTCGACCGCAAGAATTTCAGCATCCTCGACGCGAAGATCCACACGACGAAAAACGGCTATGCGCTCGATACCTTCCTCGTCACCGAACAGAATTTTGCCAAGAGCTACCGCGACATCATCAGCCTGATCGAGCATGAGCTGGGCGAGCTGCTGCAGTCGCAAACGCCGCTGCCGCCGCCGGGCAAGGGACGGCTGTCGCGCCTGTCACGCACCTTCCCCTTCCAGCCGACCGTGGATTTGCGGCCCGATGAGAAGGGCCAATACTATTTGCTGTCGGTGGCGGCCAACGACCGCACTGGCCTGCTGTATGCGATCGCCAATGTGCTGACCAAGTACCGCATCAACTTGCACACGGCCAAGATCATGACCTTGGGCGAGCGGGTCGAAGACGTCTTCCTCGTCGACGGTCCCGCGCTCAACAATGCCCGCAACCAGATATTGCTGGAAACCGATTTACTCGATGCGCTGAAAGTGTAA
- the map gene encoding type I methionyl aminopeptidase, whose translation MSTIRINTAADIEGMRIAGKLGAEVLDYITPFVKVGVTTGELDRLCHEYMVNVQGTIPAPLNYCPPGYTPYPKAICTSVNDVICHGIPGDKVLKSGDSVNLDITVIKDGYHGDNSRMFLVGTPTILAKRLSEITYECMWLGIDQIKPGAHLGDIGHAIQQHAEKAGYSVVREFCGHGIGKVFHEEPQVLHYGKPGTLERLEAGMIFTVEPMINSGRREIREMNDGWTIKTKDRSLSAQWEHTVLVTETGYEVLTVSPGMPPPPALILNKA comes from the coding sequence ATGTCCACCATCCGTATCAATACCGCCGCCGACATCGAAGGCATGCGCATTGCCGGCAAGCTCGGCGCTGAAGTGCTCGACTACATCACCCCGTTCGTCAAGGTCGGCGTCACGACGGGCGAACTGGACCGCCTGTGCCATGAATACATGGTCAACGTGCAAGGCACCATCCCTGCCCCGCTGAACTACTGCCCGCCCGGCTACACGCCTTACCCGAAAGCCATCTGCACCTCCGTCAACGACGTCATCTGCCATGGCATTCCCGGCGACAAGGTCCTGAAAAGCGGCGACTCCGTCAACCTCGACATCACCGTCATCAAGGATGGCTACCACGGCGACAACAGCCGCATGTTCCTTGTCGGCACGCCGACCATCCTGGCCAAGCGCCTGTCGGAAATCACCTATGAATGCATGTGGCTGGGCATCGACCAGATCAAGCCGGGCGCCCACCTCGGCGATATCGGCCATGCCATCCAGCAGCACGCCGAGAAAGCCGGCTACAGCGTGGTGCGCGAATTCTGCGGCCACGGCATCGGCAAGGTCTTCCATGAAGAACCGCAGGTATTGCATTACGGCAAACCAGGCACCCTCGAGCGCCTGGAAGCGGGCATGATTTTCACCGTCGAACCGATGATCAACTCGGGCCGCCGCGAAATCCGCGAAATGAACGATGGCTGGACCATCAAAACCAAGGACCGCAGCCTGTCGGCGCAATGGGAACACACGGTGCTGGTGACGGAAACGGGCTATGAAGTGCTGACCGTCTCGCCCGGCATGCCGCCACCGCCCGCCTTGATCCTGAACAAAGCCTGA